The DNA region ATTCGGGAGCGGCGCACATCGGTGTTGTCGCGCCCTACCGCCTGAACCTCGACCAGCTTGCCTTGCTCGTCGAACACACCCCGGTCTGCCCACACCCACCAGGCGTATTCACGACCGGGCAATTCGATGCAGATCTCTTCGGTGCTCAATGGCGACTCCGGGGTCAACAGCCCGATGCGCTTGATGAACGCCTCGCGCTGCTCATCGGAAAGCCAGTCGCCCAGGTTGATCCCGGTCAACTGCTCCGGGGTGCATTCCATATAGTTGGCCAGCGGCCGGTTGCCGAAACTGAGCACCAGGTCCGGCGTGTAGCGACAGATCATGGCCGGCGAGTCCTCGACCAGAATCCGGTAACGCTCTTCGCTCTTGCGCACCTGCTCCGCCGCCAGGGTCGCCTCGGTAACATCCAGCCACAGGCCGACCGCTTCCACCGGAATACCGAGGTCATCGCGCAGCAGGCGTGCTTCGTCCAGCAGCCAGTGATAATCGCCCTGCCGGTCGCGAAGCCGATAGCGCCGACTGACGAAGCCTTCGCGCAGCAGCTGGCGAGTGCGCTCGAACCAGATGTCACGGTCTTCAGGGTGAATGTATTCAGCCAGTTGACCGTCTACGCAATCCGCCAGCGTCCAGCCGAGCAACGGGGCGAGGCTGTCACTGAAAAAAGTCGGTTCCAGATTGCCCTGGTCGTAACGCTGGACGTAGATCACCGCGGGCGAACTGGCAATCAGGTTATCCAGCCTCGCGTGCGCGGCGGCCGCTTCGGTTTCCTGATTCTTGATATCGCTGACGTCAAGCATGAAGCCCAGCACCCGCTGCACCTGACCGCTGACCAGCGCCTGACCCTGAATACGAAACCACAGGGTTTCCTGAGCCGGATCGCTCTGCGCCAAGCGTACGCACAGCAACATCGGTGTGCCTTTGTCACGCAGCCTGGCCAGGCGGCTGGACAATTCCTGTCGATCTGCCGGATGAATCAGCGCCAGCCAGTCCGTACGCGACAGGCTTTCGATCCGGTCGCCGACACGCAGATTACGCGCCAGCTGCGGGGCAAGCAGGATCTCGTCACTGGCCGGCAGCAACTCCCACCAGCCGGTACCCAGCAGATCCTGCAGCACCGCCAGACGCTCGACATGATGACGATTATGCTGCTCCGACAGGCGAAACAGTACCGGCCCGGCCAGCGCCGAACACAGGTTCAGCCATTCGCGCTCGCCCAGATCCGGAGCCTGCTGCTGCGGGTCATAAAAGCCGAACATCAACCAGGCCTTGGCCACGTTGTCCCGACTGTGAGGTATCAGAAAACCGTTGGCGTTGCCGAAGGCGCTTTGCAGCCCGGCGTGTCCGGCGTCGCTGCCGAACTTCAATGGATGCGCACTGTTGGCGTCGAACGAATCCAGTGCGCTGCCCAGGCGCTGCCCGACCTGCCACAGCTCCGGCGCAGTGTGGGCGCTGTACTGGCAGTAGACACGCCAGCCAACGCCGCTGGTTTCCGGCAACACCAATGCGACGCAAGGGATACGCCAGAGCTGCGCCAGCTCCTCCAGTTGCTCGGTCACCACCGCGGTAAGCCGCTCGACGTTGCAGACCCGCACCCGCTCCGCCATCTGCCCGGCGAAACGCAGGCACTGCTGGCGACTGCGTGCGGCGCTGGCCTCTTCCATCAAATCGCTGATATCGAGCAATTGCAGCAGCCAGCCCTTGCCATGCGCCTGCACCCAGCCACGGGCGTGCAGGGTGTGCGCGTCAGCACTTTTGAAATCCAGGTCGAGCATGTGCCCCAGCCAGTCATGCGGTACGCCTTCGATGACCAGCGCGCTGTTGGGCAAAAGCAGGTTCATCAGCCGTTGCGTCGCAATCACCGGCGCAGCGATACCCAGCCGCGCAAGCAAATTCGCACTGAGGCTTTGCACCCGCCCCTCGTCGTCGAGCAGCAGGTAGAGATCGGCGCCAATCGGATCAGGCTCGCTGCCTGGCGCCACATTCTGTGGCGCACTCTGCGGCACGGGCGACGGTTCACCACGGCCCAGCCAACGGCTCAGGCGGTTTTTATCAAGGGACAAGTTGCAGGCTCGCTTGTGCAGTGAGGTTATTCGGCAAGCGCGGGACTTCACCAATGCCCGGCAGCGTCAACAGCGGCAAGACCTGGGTCAACCGGGTCTTGGGATACTGGATCGTCACCGTCAGCACGCCAGCGGTGTAGGTCACGCTGGTGTAGGCAGAACTGAAACCCAACGCAGCCGGCATCCATGCCAACTGTGTCATGACCACACTCTGTGACTGACTGCGCAACAGGCTGTCGTAATTGGCAATGGCCGGACTGAGCGCGACACTTCGGCGCACGGCTTCACTGGCAGCCGCATTGAAAGACTGCATCATCAGCAACGGCAGGCTATAACTCACCATGCCGTAGAACACGGCAAAAAAGATGACGAACACCGCCGCAAACTCAATAGCAGCGGCGCCCCGTTGTTTACCCGGAGAAGAATGATGCAAGACTGTTTTCATGCCGACGTCTACCCTGACACTTGCGACCTCACAACAGCATAGATTCTTTCCGGTAAACAAGGTGTATTTTGATTGATGAAATTATGTTTCCTACTTGTGTGGTGCGCCCTCTGTGCCGAGCAGGACGCTCGAAAGAAAGAAATCTCCAACCTGCTGACAATTGGCGTATTTGCCATTGCCGCGGGCTATCTGATTGTTAATGGCCGGACCTGGCTGGGTGCAGCGCCTGCAGAGGCCGCGCTGGCCGTGTTGATTGCGCTGGGCCTGACGCTGCCTGGCTATGCGCTGGGCCGTCTGGGCGCTGGAGACGTCAAGCTGTTGGCGGCGCTGGCACTTGCATCGAACAGCACTTATCTGCTGGGTACGTTTATTGGCGCTGGTGTCGCCCTGCTGATATGGCTGGTCATTGGAGGCGCAGTATGGAACCTTATTCACCAAGGGCTTACGCGACGCTATACGTACATGAACCCGAAAGCGCCAGATAAATATCCCTTCTCGCCGTTTTTGTTTGTCGGGTTGCTGATGACGGCTGTCTTGATCCACTAGTCTGACTGTCCGGCTAATGCTATGTACATAGTCAGAAAGTGCAGCTACGTTTAAAGCGTCTATCTGAAAAGACTCACGCTCAAACACAGCTCAATCATGTTTTGCTGAATGGATTAAGTCCTTGATTCACTATTGAGGCATAACAGCATGGAGTAGCATGTGAATATATCCCGAATTACAAAAGTTCTGGTGGTTGATGACCAGCCTCTTGTCGTTGAAGAACTCTGCGAGTTTCTGGAGAGCAACGACTTTCAATGTGTGCGCTGCCGCTCAAGTCTGGAAGCCATAGAACAGTTCAGCCATGACAGCAGCATCGGAATTGTCCTGTGCGACCTGGAAATGCCCGGCATGAACGGCATCGAGATGGTCGAGGCCATGAAGCAGATCGGCGGCAAGATGCACCTGTTCGAGGCCATCATGCTGACCGGGCGGGCCGAAAAAAAGGACGTGATCAAAGCCTTGCGCGCAGGCATTGCCGATTATTACCAGAAACCGGTCAATCTGGAGGATCTGCTGGAAGGCGTGCGGCTCCAGCTGGAGGCGCTGGACGAGCGGCAGAAGAACCGGCAACAGTTGGGCCTGCTAAACGAAAAGCTTCAGCATCTGGCGGCGTCCATCGACGACCTCTACCAGAATCTGGACAACAGCCGATCGTCGCCACCCACCGAGCGCCGCACGCGCAGTGCGGCGCCAGACAACGCGCCGATGTCCATGGCGCTGGCCAAGCTCTCGCCTCGCCAGGTGGATGTGGCCCGCCTGGTCAGTACCGGGCTGACCAACTACCAGATCGCCTGCGAATTGGGGATTACTGAAAACACCGTAAAACTCTACGTATCGCAGGTGCTGCGTCTGACTCACATGCACAATCGCACGCAACTGGCCCTGGCGTTTTCACCCGGCAAAACCGCAGAACGGCAGCGCGCCATCGAAAATCAGGAGTGAAGCAGGATGACGCTACCGGTTACGCCTTCACCACCTGGTAAGGCGCATCCGACAGCGAGGAATGCACCTGATTGCGACCGGCATGCTTGGCGCGATACAACGCGATGTCAGCCTGGGATGCCAGGCTCAGGCTGTCGTCATGTGTGCCGAGGCAGACCACACCGGCACTGAAGGTACAGAACAGGTCGACAGGCTGCGCGGGATAATGAATTTCTGCGAAACGGTGACGAATTTCGTCGAGCACTTTATGCGCACTGTGGATATCGGTGTCCGGCATGACCACCGCGAATTCCTCGCCGCCGTAACGGCCAATGAAATCGGTTTTGCGCAAACGTTGCTTGAGAAACAGCGCCAGGCTTTTGATCACGCGGTCGCCCATCGGATGCCCGTGGCTGTCATTGACCCGCTTGAAGTGATCGATATCGAGCATGGCGAAGCACAGTGGCTTGTCTTCACGCCGCGCACGAAAGCTGCAATCTTCCAGCAGTTGCAGGATGTGCGTGTGATTGTAGAGCCCGGTCAGGCTGTCACGGACCATGCGCGCCTTCAGGCTGCGGGCCCTGGCGGCGCGATTGCGAACCGTGGTGATCAAATGGCGCGGCTTGATCGGCTTGGTCAGGAAGTCGTCGCCGCCTTCGCTCATGGCGTCGAGTTGCTTGTCCTGATCATCTTCAGCCGACAGGTAAATGATCGGCACACTGACATAACGGTCATTGTGCCGAATGACCTTGGCCAGCTCCGTTCCGGTACAGCCCGGCATGTACATGTCGAGAATGATCAGATCGGGTTGAAACTCGGCCAGCTCGGCCATCGCCTGAATCGGGTCGATCAACACCCGCGTCACGATACCGGCAGCATTCAGCACGCGCTCGGTGTGCAGCGCCTGGGCACGTGAGTCATCGATGATCAGCACCTTGTAAGGCTCGTATTGCGCTACACAGGTCAGGACTTCGATTTTTTCCAGCAGGCTCGACGCTTCCAGCGCACCGGTCAAAAATTCTTCACCGCCCGCCCGCACCGCAGCCAGCCGGGTAGGCGTATCAGTTTCGTGATGGCTGAAAAACAGCAAGGGCAGCTTCTGCTCCAGCCCTTCCTGGGCGATCGATGCCAGCTTCAAACCCTGGCCCGGACCGCCAAAGTCGACATCCATGACAATCGCCGCCGGATGTCGTTGCGCCATCGCTGCCTGGAAGTCAGACACATGGTGCAACGAAAGCGCAGCCAGACCGAAAAATTCCAGTTGCTTGGCCAGCCGCTCGGCGCGCTCGTCATCCTGAAGCACCACATACACCGGCTTGCGCAGCGGCGGCAGTGAAGTCTGTTCAAGCCTGTCGCCGTGCCTGAGCCCGGTACGCGACAGGCGCTGCATCAAACGATTGAGCTCGGTGATGGCGCTGCTGTTGAGGCGACCACGGTTGGCTTCGACGGCTTTAAGCGCCTGACTGATCTCGTGCGCCAGGGTGACATGCTCGACCTGCTCGAAGCGCTCGGCAAACCGCAGCAGACGCAGGGTCGACTCATTAAGCTCGGCCATATCAGCGAGCGACCATTCGGCTTTTTGCAGGCGTTGCCATGTCTCAAGAATCTGACGTGCCTGATGAATGACCCGTTGGGCAAAGTGATGCTTCAAGCGATCGCGACTGGGATCTTCGGGCTCTGTCATATTCAGACTACTATGGTTTTTCTGAGCAGCATGGCTGATGGCGCTATGCTAGCACCTCCGATACGACGGCAGCGCGCCGTAAGTCACTTATTTGACAACATTTGGATGGCGCTTAGCCATCACTCAAAATCAATCGACTGATAGATAAGAGCTATAAGCCTCAAGCTGCAAGCTGCAAGCTAAAAGCTACAGAGATTCGCTTTAGGCTTGAAGCTTGAAGCTTGAAGCTTGAAGCTTGAAGCTTGAAGCTCATAGCTTGAAGCTTGCCCCTCATAGCTTGAAACTGCTTAATGACGTTGCGGTCGAACGACTCGTGAAGCACTCAACTCAAGATCGAAAGGACCCTACCATGCTGGATTGGAAGAACCGCGCAGGCAGCTCGGGCGAGCGCACCGCTGATACCTCATCGGCCAAACGCCGAGGGTACCTGGGTAATTTGTTCTATAGCCGCGCGTTGGGCGCCTTGATCTTGATTTATCTGTTGGTCGCCTTGCTGGTCGGCTGGTACTGGAGCAAGGAACCGGCGCTGTTTCCGGTGCAACAGAACGCGCAAGCGGCCGCCGAGCGTGAAGGCAAGCAGATGGTCATCGGCTACACCACCGTCGAAACCCTGAAGTCCGTGGCGGGCACGCTGTTGAACAAGCCGGGTGGCTACCTGCTGAACGACAAACTGCCGCCGGGTGTCTGGCTCGACAACATTCCAAGCTGGGAATACGGCGTGCTGGTGCAGGTGCGAGACCTGAGCCGTGCGTTGCGCAAAGACTTCGCCCGCTCGCAGTCGCAGTCCGCTGAAGATGGCGATCTGGCACGTGCCGAGCCGCTTTTCAACGTGAAAGACGACACCTGGCTGTTCCCTTCCAGCGAGTCTCAATACGCCGAAGGCATCAAGGCTCTGAGCCGCTATCAGGCGCGGTTGTCCGATCCGAACCAGAAAGGCGCGCTGTTTTATGCGCGTGCCGACAACCTGAACAACTGGCTGGGCGATGTCGGTACTCGTCTGGGTTCGCTGTCGCAACGTCTGTCAGCCAGCGTGGGCCGGGTCAAACTGAACAGCACGCTGAAAACCGAGAGCAATATTTCAGTCAAGCCGGGCGAAGTGCCGCAGGTCGATGAGGAAATCGTCGAGACACCGTGGCTGCAGATCGACAACGTGTTCTACGAAGCACGCGGCCAGGCCTGGGCACTGTCGCACTTGCTGCGAGCGATCGAAGTGGACTTCGCCGACGTACTGGCCAAGAAGAACGCGACGGTCAGCGTGCGCCAGATCATTCGTGAGCTGGAAGCCTCGCAGGAGCCCATGTGGAGCCCGGTTATCCTCAACGGCAGCCCGTTCGGTGTGTTCGCCAACCACTCGCTGGTCATGGCCAACTATATTTCCCGGGCCAACGCTGCGGTGATCGACCTTCGCCAGTTGCTGAACCAGGGCTGATATGTCCATCCCACCGAACGAGGCCGCGCACCGCGCCGCCTCGGATGCCGAGCAGATCGCCTGGGTCGACGAGCAGGATCAACTGCTCGGCTCCAGGGTTCGCGCAGAGCTGCGCGAACAAGGTCTGATCGGGCGTGGCACCTATATTCTGCTGTTCAACAGCGCAGGCGAACTGTGTGTGCATCGACGCACCCTGAGCAAGGCCATTTACCCCGGTTACTGGGATGTGGCGGCAGGCGGCATGGTGCAGGCGGATGAGAGCTATGCCGAGTCCGCTGCTCGCGAGCTGGAAGAAGAGTTGGGGGTGAGCGGCGTGCCGTTGCAGGCCCATGAGCAGTTTTTCTTTGATCAGACGGGCAACCGGCTGTGGTGCGCGGTGTTTTCGGCTGTGTGGGACGGGCCGCTGACGCTGCAACCCGAAGAAGTGCTGGAGGCGCGCTTCATGCCTGTCGACGAAGTGTTGCGTGAGGCTGAACAGACTCCGTACTGCCCTGACTCGCTGGCTGCGCTGAAACGCTATCTGGATCAGGCTGCACATTTTTAGTAAAGCCCGGGTCCGGTAAAGCAAGTGTTCAGTAAATTGGCGCCTCCAGCCCCTTAGCAATCGGCCTGTTTGCCGTTACACTGCGCGACCTTTTTCAAACTGTGTCGGCCCCGCCGTCACAGTAGCGCTGCCCCTGCCAGAGTGGGGCTTCGCGGTCGATGGCTGGTATGAGCCCGACCCGTCTTCAGTCCTCAACAAGAGGATTTTGTGTGGCTAAAAAAGCCGCTTCTCTCGCCGCCCTCGGTGGCCTGGTGTTTTCAACCGACGCAGGGCGTCATTGCCCCGACTGTCGCCAACCTGTCGCTGACTGCACCTGCAAGCAGACTGCCGTTCCGGAAGGCGATGGCATCGCGCGCGTGCGCCGCGAAAGCAAAGGTCGTGGCGGCAAGACCGTCACCACCATCAGCGGCGTGCCACTGGCCGAAGAGCCGTTGAAGGAGCTGGCCAAAGCCCTCAAGCAACGCTGCGGCACAGGCGGGTCGCTCAAGGACGGCGTGATCGAGATTCAGGGCGATCATGTCGAGTTGCTGTTGGCAGAACTGGTCAAAAAGGGCTTCAAGGCCAAAAAGTCCGGCGGCTGAAGCCACCCATCAAATCGTCACTTCCACTCATTACACTGCGCGCAGCCCGCTTCAGGCTGGCGTAACGACTTCTTTATAGGGGACTTCGATGTCCGTACGACGCACACGCAAAGACGATGGCAGCCAGTGGACAGTTGCGGACAGCCGCAGCGTTTATGGTATTCGCCATTGGGGCGCGGGTTATTTTGCAATCAACGAAGCAGGTCGCGTTGAAGTTCGCCCGAACGGGCCGGACAGCTCGCCGATCGACCTCTACGAGCAGGTCGACAATCTGCGCAAGAGCGGCCTGTCGCTGCCCTTGCTGGTGCGCTTCCCTGACATCCTGCAAGACCGCGTGCGTCAGCTGACCGGTGCGTTCGACAGCAACATCGCGCGTCTGGAGTACCAGAGCCAGTACACCGCGCTGTACCCGATCAAGGTCAACCAGCAGGAAGCGGTGGTGGAAAACATCATTGCCACGCAGAACGTGTCCATCGGACTGGAAGCAGGCTCCAAGCCTGAACTGATGGCCGTGCTGGCATTGGCGCCCAAAGGCGGCACCATCGTCTGCAACGGTTACAAGGACCGCGAGTTCATCCGCCTGGCGCTGATGGGCCAGAAGCTGGGCCACAACGTCTTCATCGTCATCGAGAAAGAATCCGAAGTCGAACTGGTCATCGAAGAAGCCGCCGAGCTGAAAGTGGCTCCCCAGGTCGGCCTGCGTGTGCGCCTGTCGTCCCTGGCCTCGAGCAAATGGGCTGACACCGGTGGCGAGAAGTCCAAGTTCGGCTTGTCCGCCGCGCAATTGCTGTCAGTGGTCGAACGTTTCCGCAAGGCGGGGCTGGATCAGGGCATCCGCCTGCTGCACTTCCACATGGGCTCGCAGATCGCCAACCTGGCGGACTACCAGCACGGTTTCAAGGAAGCGATCCGCTATTACGGCGAACTGCGCAAACTCGGTCTGCCGGTGGATTACATCGACGTCGGTGGCGGTCTGGGCGTCGATTACGACGGCACGCACTCGCGCAACGCCAGCTCGATCAACTACGACATGGACGATTACGCCGGTGTCGTGGTCGGCATGCTCAAGGAATTCTGCGACGCGCAGGGCCTGCCGCATCCGCACATTTTCTCGGAAAGCGGCCGCTCGCTGACCGCTCACCACGCCATGCTGGTGGTTCAGGTGACTGACGTCGAGAAGCACAACGACGAAGTCCCGAAGATCGCCGACAAGGAAAGCCTGCCGGAAACCGTGCAATGGCTGGTTGACCTGCTGGGCCCGACCGACATAGAAATGGTCACCGAAACCTACTGGCGCGCCACGCACTACATGAGCGACATCGCCACCCAGTACGCCGACGGCAAGATCAGCCTGGCGGAAAAGGCACTGGGCGAGCAATGCTATTTCGCCGTCTGCCGCCGCCTGTACAACTCACTGAAGGCGCGGCAACGCTCGCACCGCCAGGTGCTCGACGAACTCAACGACAAGCTGGCCGACAAGTACATCTGCAACTTCTCGGTGTTCCAGAGCCTGCCGGACACCTGGGCCATCGGCCAGGTGCTGCCGATTCTGCCGCTGCATCGTCTGGACGAAGAACCGGTGCGTCGCGCCGTGCTGCAAGACCTGACCTGCGACTCCGACGGCAAGATCAAGCAATACGTCGACGAGCAAAGCATCGAGACCAGCATGCCGGTGCACTCGCTGAACGAAGGTGAAGACTATCTGCTGGGCATCTTCCTGGTGGGCGCCTATCAGGAAATTCTGGGTGACATGCACAACCTGTTCGGTGATACCGACTCGGTGAACATCTACCAGAACCCGGACGGCAGCGTGTACCACGCCGGTATCGAAACCCACGACACCATTGAAGACATGCTGCGCTACGTGCACTTGTCGCCGGAAGAACTGATGACCCATTACCGGGACAAAGTCGCCAGCGCCAAGATCACCCCACGCGAGCGCACCTACTTCCTCGACGCCCTGCGCCTGGGCCTGACGCGTTCCTCGTACCTGTCTTCCTGACGGTAATCCTGACGCTCGTGCCAATGCTGGAGTATTGGCACGAGCATTTCGTAACGACCGTGTCAATGCTCTGGCAAGACAGTCAGCAGGTATCAAGTCCAGACGTGTGCATAACGACATCAACTCAACCAACGTAGTCCCCCGCCTCTTCCCTCTGTAGGCAACGTCCTTTTCTGCCTCTCCGCGCACTGCGCTACCCGCCTTCTCCGCCAGAATCCGCGACCGCATTCCCGGTAGAGACATCTTTATGCCCGACCCAGCCAGCGCGCCGTTTTTTCGTTTGGAAATCGCCCGCCTGTATCGCCGCTTCGACGTCATATCATTCAGTGCGAAGGAGGCCATCAGCCAGCCGTTTTTGTTCGAAATCGAGATTCTCGGCGACGGCTTCGATATGGACCTGGTCAGCCTGATGTACAAACCGGCCTACCTGAGCACAGACGACGAGCCGGGTTTTCACGGGCAGATCCACAGCGCAACACGCAGTCATTACCAACCCGGCCCGGCGTACTACACGCTGACCATGGGGCCGCGGTTGAGCTGCCTGGGCCTGCGTTATACCTCACGCATCTTTCAGCACATGACTGCGCCGCG from Pseudomonas syringae includes:
- a CDS encoding DUF2333 family protein codes for the protein MLDWKNRAGSSGERTADTSSAKRRGYLGNLFYSRALGALILIYLLVALLVGWYWSKEPALFPVQQNAQAAAEREGKQMVIGYTTVETLKSVAGTLLNKPGGYLLNDKLPPGVWLDNIPSWEYGVLVQVRDLSRALRKDFARSQSQSAEDGDLARAEPLFNVKDDTWLFPSSESQYAEGIKALSRYQARLSDPNQKGALFYARADNLNNWLGDVGTRLGSLSQRLSASVGRVKLNSTLKTESNISVKPGEVPQVDEEIVETPWLQIDNVFYEARGQAWALSHLLRAIEVDFADVLAKKNATVSVRQIIRELEASQEPMWSPVILNGSPFGVFANHSLVMANYISRANAAVIDLRQLLNQG
- a CDS encoding PAS domain-containing sensor histidine kinase; the encoded protein is MSLDKNRLSRWLGRGEPSPVPQSAPQNVAPGSEPDPIGADLYLLLDDEGRVQSLSANLLARLGIAAPVIATQRLMNLLLPNSALVIEGVPHDWLGHMLDLDFKSADAHTLHARGWVQAHGKGWLLQLLDISDLMEEASAARSRQQCLRFAGQMAERVRVCNVERLTAVVTEQLEELAQLWRIPCVALVLPETSGVGWRVYCQYSAHTAPELWQVGQRLGSALDSFDANSAHPLKFGSDAGHAGLQSAFGNANGFLIPHSRDNVAKAWLMFGFYDPQQQAPDLGEREWLNLCSALAGPVLFRLSEQHNRHHVERLAVLQDLLGTGWWELLPASDEILLAPQLARNLRVGDRIESLSRTDWLALIHPADRQELSSRLARLRDKGTPMLLCVRLAQSDPAQETLWFRIQGQALVSGQVQRVLGFMLDVSDIKNQETEAAAAHARLDNLIASSPAVIYVQRYDQGNLEPTFFSDSLAPLLGWTLADCVDGQLAEYIHPEDRDIWFERTRQLLREGFVSRRYRLRDRQGDYHWLLDEARLLRDDLGIPVEAVGLWLDVTEATLAAEQVRKSEERYRILVEDSPAMICRYTPDLVLSFGNRPLANYMECTPEQLTGINLGDWLSDEQREAFIKRIGLLTPESPLSTEEICIELPGREYAWWVWADRGVFDEQGKLVEVQAVGRDNTDVRRSRMQLNQSAKMATLGEMATGLAHEINQPLNVMRMAVVNVLKRLGRGDVDIEYLTEKLNRIDAQVQRAARVVDHMRVFGRRSEVEEQLFDPVQAVEGTISMLTEGMKGKGVQLRVGSMLEGVQVRGHVDQLEQVLINLMVNARDALLSRREKDRGFEPWISVEAERDENIIRLVVQDNGGGIDPRLLERIFEPFFTTKPVGVGTGLGLSVSYGIVDQMGGQLTVSNVDEGARFSIELPVFNAD
- a CDS encoding prepilin peptidase; amino-acid sequence: MKLCFLLVWCALCAEQDARKKEISNLLTIGVFAIAAGYLIVNGRTWLGAAPAEAALAVLIALGLTLPGYALGRLGAGDVKLLAALALASNSTYLLGTFIGAGVALLIWLVIGGAVWNLIHQGLTRRYTYMNPKAPDKYPFSPFLFVGLLMTAVLIH
- a CDS encoding response regulator, translated to MTEPEDPSRDRLKHHFAQRVIHQARQILETWQRLQKAEWSLADMAELNESTLRLLRFAERFEQVEHVTLAHEISQALKAVEANRGRLNSSAITELNRLMQRLSRTGLRHGDRLEQTSLPPLRKPVYVVLQDDERAERLAKQLEFFGLAALSLHHVSDFQAAMAQRHPAAIVMDVDFGGPGQGLKLASIAQEGLEQKLPLLFFSHHETDTPTRLAAVRAGGEEFLTGALEASSLLEKIEVLTCVAQYEPYKVLIIDDSRAQALHTERVLNAAGIVTRVLIDPIQAMAELAEFQPDLIILDMYMPGCTGTELAKVIRHNDRYVSVPIIYLSAEDDQDKQLDAMSEGGDDFLTKPIKPRHLITTVRNRAARARSLKARMVRDSLTGLYNHTHILQLLEDCSFRARREDKPLCFAMLDIDHFKRVNDSHGHPMGDRVIKSLALFLKQRLRKTDFIGRYGGEEFAVVMPDTDIHSAHKVLDEIRHRFAEIHYPAQPVDLFCTFSAGVVCLGTHDDSLSLASQADIALYRAKHAGRNQVHSSLSDAPYQVVKA
- a CDS encoding NUDIX hydrolase; translation: MSIPPNEAAHRAASDAEQIAWVDEQDQLLGSRVRAELREQGLIGRGTYILLFNSAGELCVHRRTLSKAIYPGYWDVAAGGMVQADESYAESAARELEEELGVSGVPLQAHEQFFFDQTGNRLWCAVFSAVWDGPLTLQPEEVLEARFMPVDEVLREAEQTPYCPDSLAALKRYLDQAAHF
- the speA gene encoding arginine decarboxylase, which translates into the protein MSVRRTRKDDGSQWTVADSRSVYGIRHWGAGYFAINEAGRVEVRPNGPDSSPIDLYEQVDNLRKSGLSLPLLVRFPDILQDRVRQLTGAFDSNIARLEYQSQYTALYPIKVNQQEAVVENIIATQNVSIGLEAGSKPELMAVLALAPKGGTIVCNGYKDREFIRLALMGQKLGHNVFIVIEKESEVELVIEEAAELKVAPQVGLRVRLSSLASSKWADTGGEKSKFGLSAAQLLSVVERFRKAGLDQGIRLLHFHMGSQIANLADYQHGFKEAIRYYGELRKLGLPVDYIDVGGGLGVDYDGTHSRNASSINYDMDDYAGVVVGMLKEFCDAQGLPHPHIFSESGRSLTAHHAMLVVQVTDVEKHNDEVPKIADKESLPETVQWLVDLLGPTDIEMVTETYWRATHYMSDIATQYADGKISLAEKALGEQCYFAVCRRLYNSLKARQRSHRQVLDELNDKLADKYICNFSVFQSLPDTWAIGQVLPILPLHRLDEEPVRRAVLQDLTCDSDGKIKQYVDEQSIETSMPVHSLNEGEDYLLGIFLVGAYQEILGDMHNLFGDTDSVNIYQNPDGSVYHAGIETHDTIEDMLRYVHLSPEELMTHYRDKVASAKITPRERTYFLDALRLGLTRSSYLSS
- a CDS encoding response regulator transcription factor; the protein is MNISRITKVLVVDDQPLVVEELCEFLESNDFQCVRCRSSLEAIEQFSHDSSIGIVLCDLEMPGMNGIEMVEAMKQIGGKMHLFEAIMLTGRAEKKDVIKALRAGIADYYQKPVNLEDLLEGVRLQLEALDERQKNRQQLGLLNEKLQHLAASIDDLYQNLDNSRSSPPTERRTRSAAPDNAPMSMALAKLSPRQVDVARLVSTGLTNYQIACELGITENTVKLYVSQVLRLTHMHNRTQLALAFSPGKTAERQRAIENQE
- a CDS encoding translation initiation factor Sui1 — encoded protein: MAKKAASLAALGGLVFSTDAGRHCPDCRQPVADCTCKQTAVPEGDGIARVRRESKGRGGKTVTTISGVPLAEEPLKELAKALKQRCGTGGSLKDGVIEIQGDHVELLLAELVKKGFKAKKSGG
- a CDS encoding TadE/TadG family type IV pilus assembly protein — its product is MKTVLHHSSPGKQRGAAAIEFAAVFVIFFAVFYGMVSYSLPLLMMQSFNAAASEAVRRSVALSPAIANYDSLLRSQSQSVVMTQLAWMPAALGFSSAYTSVTYTAGVLTVTIQYPKTRLTQVLPLLTLPGIGEVPRLPNNLTAQASLQLVP